In a genomic window of Variovorax paradoxus:
- the lepA gene encoding elongation factor 4 — MNHIRNFSIIAHIDHGKSTLADRLIQRCGGLAEREMEAQVLDSMDIEKERGITIKAQTAALHYKARDGQVYNLNLIDTPGHVDFSYEVSRSLSACEGALLVVDASQGVEAQTVANCYTALDLGVEVVPVLNKMDLPNADPDNARTEIEDVIGIDATDAIPCSAKTGLGIDDILEAIVHKMPAPRGNPDAALRAMIVDSWFDPYVGVVMLVRVVDGRLAKGDRIKMMASGASYNADNVGVFTPANEPRASLEAGEVGYIIAGIKELQAAKVGDTVTLIKPGTGGAAATATEALPGFKEIQPQVFAGLYPTEASEYDSLRDALEKLKLNDSSLRYEPEVSQALGFGFRCGFLGLLHMEIVQERLEREFDQDLITTAPSVVYQVVRSDGEVIMVENPSKMPDVGKMSEIREPIVTVHLYMPQEYVGAVMTLANQKRGVQMNMAYHGRQVMLTYEMPLGEIVLDFFDKLKSVSRGYASMDYEFKEYRASDVVKVDILLNGEKVDALSIIVHRTQSQYRGRAVVSKMREIISRQMFDVAIQAAIGVNIIARETIKALRKNVLAKCYGGDITRKKKLLEKQKAGKKRMKQIGSVEVPQEAFLAILQVED; from the coding sequence ATGAATCACATCAGAAATTTTTCGATCATTGCGCACATCGACCATGGCAAGTCGACGCTCGCAGACCGTTTGATCCAGCGCTGCGGCGGCCTCGCGGAACGCGAGATGGAAGCGCAGGTGCTCGACTCGATGGACATCGAGAAGGAGCGTGGGATAACCATCAAGGCACAGACCGCGGCACTGCACTACAAGGCACGCGATGGACAGGTCTACAACCTCAATCTGATCGACACGCCGGGCCACGTTGACTTCTCTTATGAAGTGAGTCGCTCGCTGTCGGCATGCGAAGGCGCGCTGCTCGTCGTCGATGCATCGCAAGGCGTGGAAGCGCAGACGGTGGCCAACTGCTACACCGCGCTCGACCTCGGTGTCGAAGTGGTGCCCGTGCTCAACAAGATGGATCTGCCGAACGCCGATCCCGACAACGCGCGCACCGAGATCGAGGACGTGATCGGCATCGATGCGACCGATGCGATTCCGTGCTCGGCAAAGACCGGCCTGGGCATCGACGACATCCTCGAGGCGATCGTGCACAAGATGCCGGCGCCGCGCGGCAATCCCGACGCCGCGCTGCGCGCGATGATCGTCGACAGCTGGTTCGATCCGTACGTCGGCGTCGTGATGCTGGTGCGCGTGGTCGACGGTCGGCTCGCGAAGGGCGACCGCATCAAGATGATGGCCTCGGGCGCCAGCTACAACGCCGACAACGTCGGTGTCTTCACGCCGGCCAACGAGCCGCGCGCTTCGCTCGAGGCGGGCGAGGTGGGCTACATCATCGCGGGCATCAAGGAGTTGCAGGCCGCGAAGGTCGGCGACACCGTCACGCTGATCAAGCCGGGCACCGGCGGCGCGGCCGCCACCGCGACCGAAGCGCTGCCGGGCTTCAAGGAAATCCAGCCGCAGGTGTTCGCCGGTCTCTATCCGACCGAGGCCAGCGAGTACGACTCGCTGCGCGACGCGCTCGAGAAGCTCAAGCTCAACGACTCCTCGCTGCGCTACGAGCCCGAGGTGAGCCAGGCGCTGGGCTTCGGCTTCCGCTGCGGCTTCCTCGGCCTGCTCCACATGGAGATCGTGCAGGAGCGCCTCGAGCGCGAGTTCGACCAGGACCTGATCACGACCGCGCCGAGCGTGGTCTACCAGGTGGTGCGCAGCGACGGCGAGGTCATCATGGTCGAGAACCCGTCCAAGATGCCCGACGTCGGCAAGATGAGCGAGATCCGCGAGCCGATCGTGACCGTGCATCTGTACATGCCGCAGGAATACGTCGGCGCCGTCATGACGCTCGCCAACCAGAAGCGCGGCGTGCAGATGAACATGGCCTATCACGGCCGCCAGGTCATGCTGACCTACGAGATGCCGCTCGGCGAGATCGTGCTCGACTTCTTCGACAAGCTGAAGTCGGTCAGCCGCGGCTATGCCTCCATGGACTACGAGTTCAAGGAGTACCGCGCCTCCGACGTGGTCAAGGTCGACATCCTGCTCAACGGCGAGAAGGTCGACGCGCTCTCGATCATCGTGCACCGCACCCAGTCGCAGTACCGCGGCCGCGCGGTGGTGTCGAAGATGCGCGAGATCATCTCGCGCCAGATGTTCGACGTGGCGATCCAGGCCGCCATCGGGGTCAACATCATTGCGCGTGAGACAATCAAGGCGCTGCGCAAGAACGTGCTGGCCAAGTGCTACGGCGGCGACATCACCCGCAAGAAGAAGCTGCTCGAGAAGCAGAAGGC